The following are encoded in a window of Paraburkholderia sp. HP33-1 genomic DNA:
- a CDS encoding RNA polymerase sigma factor, translating into MTFEAEVIAWLPQLRRYARALTGDRAWADDLVQDTAERALAHWSAFRPNSNLRAWLLTILRHLYIDQLRGRREIAVDDESAPWRNLEAPHGEVDGLVLRDVQRALYCLPHEQREVLLLVCVEELSYQEASSALGVPVGTVMSRLSRAREHMRALLCEEPQGPVHGPQPGAPQAAHKVAPLKVVRNR; encoded by the coding sequence GTGACATTCGAAGCAGAAGTGATCGCGTGGTTGCCGCAGTTGCGCCGTTATGCGCGCGCACTGACGGGCGACCGCGCCTGGGCCGACGATCTCGTGCAGGATACGGCGGAGCGTGCGCTTGCGCACTGGTCGGCGTTCCGGCCGAACAGCAACCTGCGCGCGTGGCTGCTGACGATCCTGCGGCATCTGTACATTGATCAGTTGCGCGGCCGCCGCGAGATCGCGGTCGACGACGAAAGCGCGCCGTGGCGCAATCTCGAGGCGCCGCATGGCGAGGTCGACGGTCTGGTGCTGCGCGACGTGCAGCGCGCGCTGTACTGCCTGCCGCACGAGCAGCGTGAGGTGCTGCTGCTGGTGTGCGTCGAGGAGCTGTCGTACCAGGAGGCATCGAGCGCGCTGGGGGTGCCGGTCGGCACCGTGATGTCGCGGCTGTCGCGGGCGCGCGAGCATATGCGCGCGTTGCTGTGCGAGGAGCCGCAGGGGCCGGTGCACGGGCCGCAGCCCGGTGCGCCGCAGGCGGCGCATAAAGTCGCGCCGCTGAAAGTGGTGAGAAACCGATAA
- the zapE gene encoding cell division protein ZapE, with product MNVTEYYEKELQTRGYQSDPAQRAAVDRLQRCYEEWVEYKSRRSNAFKKLIIRPDLPRGVYMWGGVGRGKSFLMDSFYTIVPLNRKTRLHFHEFMREVHRELEELKGRADPLDELARRIAKRYRLICFDEFHVSDIADAMILYRLLDKLFENGVQFVMTSNYDPDTLYPDGLHRDRMLPAIELIKQKLDVINVDAGIDYRQRTLAQVEVYHTPLDAAAGKALRDAFARLAAVPDESPLLHIEKRELKALRRADGVVWFDFATLCGGPRSQNDYLELASRFHAVILSDVPQMSVRMASEARRFTWLIDVFYDHKVKLLMSAAVPPEQLYVDGPMANEFSRTVSRIVEMQSKEYLDTPRRIVDTSLT from the coding sequence ATGAACGTCACCGAATACTACGAAAAAGAACTGCAGACGCGCGGTTATCAATCCGATCCGGCGCAACGCGCGGCGGTCGACCGCCTGCAGCGGTGCTATGAAGAGTGGGTCGAATACAAGTCGCGCCGCTCGAACGCGTTCAAGAAGTTGATCATTCGCCCGGATCTGCCGCGCGGCGTATACATGTGGGGCGGCGTGGGCCGCGGCAAGAGCTTCCTGATGGACAGCTTCTACACGATTGTGCCGTTGAATCGCAAAACGCGTCTCCATTTCCACGAGTTCATGCGTGAAGTGCATCGCGAGCTCGAAGAACTCAAAGGCCGGGCCGATCCGCTCGACGAACTCGCGCGCCGCATCGCGAAGCGCTATCGGCTGATCTGCTTCGACGAATTCCATGTCTCGGATATCGCCGACGCGATGATCCTGTACCGCCTGCTCGACAAGCTATTCGAGAATGGCGTGCAGTTCGTGATGACGTCCAACTACGATCCTGACACGCTGTACCCGGACGGCCTGCATCGCGACCGCATGCTGCCCGCGATCGAGCTGATCAAGCAGAAGCTCGACGTGATCAACGTCGACGCGGGTATCGACTACCGGCAGCGCACACTCGCGCAGGTGGAGGTCTATCACACGCCGCTGGACGCCGCCGCCGGCAAGGCGCTGCGCGACGCCTTCGCGCGCCTCGCCGCGGTGCCCGACGAAAGCCCGCTGCTGCATATTGAGAAGCGCGAGCTGAAGGCGCTGCGCCGCGCGGACGGCGTCGTCTGGTTCGACTTCGCGACGCTGTGCGGTGGTCCGCGCTCGCAGAACGATTATCTCGAACTCGCGAGCCGCTTTCACGCGGTGATCCTGTCGGACGTGCCGCAGATGTCGGTGCGTATGGCGTCGGAAGCGCGCCGCTTCACATGGCTGATCGACGTGTTCTACGACCACAAGGTCAAGCTGCTGATGTCGGCCGCGGTGCCGCCCGAGCAACTGTACGTCGACGGTCCGATGGCCAACGAATTTTCGCGGACGGTGTCGCGCATCGTCGAGATGCAGTCGAAGGAGTATCTCGATACGCCGCGCCGGATCGTCGATACGTCGCTGACCTGA
- a CDS encoding DUF1571 domain-containing protein produces MKQRMSARSHRLRQRLPTSALLVALALLSVPAAYAQNDDPPPPPDAASAVKPPVTPAAQVGKLRLDQQVKWLRAAQQSGLLEKLDDAQLVAVFQSLDPLALPRYIKEGPHGYPSYEFVMSRSERIHGQWPDEPDHMLVRVAHDPLRIYAKWLPDGAHAGQEIIYDESTRGDEMLGHLGGIMNVMPLWTSLTGALARSQSNHNVRDLGIEYIADQYLSEGRKYSEAGLPRSTQIAVKTIDGVRVVAFTFETPVGQPQFYAKKETLGLDLRHPFFRSVESYDNDGKIFERIVFEKITPATFDDATFDPENKDYKF; encoded by the coding sequence ATGAAGCAGCGCATGTCCGCCCGTTCGCACCGCCTGCGACAACGCTTACCGACGAGTGCACTGCTCGTCGCGCTCGCCCTGCTTTCGGTACCCGCGGCCTACGCACAGAACGACGATCCCCCTCCTCCACCCGACGCCGCAAGCGCCGTCAAGCCGCCGGTCACGCCGGCCGCTCAGGTCGGCAAGCTGAGGCTCGACCAGCAGGTCAAATGGCTGCGGGCCGCGCAGCAAAGCGGCCTGCTCGAAAAGCTCGACGACGCGCAACTGGTCGCAGTGTTCCAGTCGCTCGATCCGCTCGCGCTGCCGCGCTATATCAAGGAAGGGCCGCACGGCTACCCGTCGTACGAGTTCGTGATGTCGCGCTCCGAACGCATTCACGGCCAGTGGCCCGACGAGCCCGATCACATGCTGGTGCGCGTCGCGCACGACCCGCTGCGAATCTACGCAAAGTGGCTGCCCGACGGCGCGCACGCGGGACAGGAAATCATCTACGACGAGTCGACGCGCGGCGACGAAATGCTCGGCCACCTCGGCGGCATCATGAACGTGATGCCGTTGTGGACGTCGCTGACCGGTGCGCTCGCGCGCTCGCAATCGAATCACAACGTGCGCGATCTCGGCATCGAGTACATCGCCGATCAATATCTGAGCGAAGGCAGGAAATACAGCGAAGCCGGCCTGCCGCGTTCGACGCAGATCGCCGTGAAGACGATCGACGGCGTGCGCGTCGTCGCGTTCACGTTCGAAACGCCGGTCGGCCAACCCCAGTTCTACGCGAAGAAGGAAACGCTCGGGCTCGATCTACGGCATCCGTTCTTTCGCAGCGTCGAGTCTTATGACAACGACGGCAAGATATTCGAGCGGATCGTGTTCGAGAAGATCACGCCGGCGACGTTCGATGATGCGACGTTCGATCCGGAGAACAAGGACTATAAGTTCTAG
- a CDS encoding DUF2968 domain-containing protein codes for MDRKSKLREIALAACIALGALQGANAQALENSGASSPVVSQPGTTTALPDTSQAGQAETTALTPDENRQSATGNVAELQQMIHGSELSELRTTYNGTYGASMMFYGKEMTYYVALFQQKNFWRVIKTQDAARAELIYKDFVRQTVQLSDVEIRRTQLEAQKAFTQRLVALSQDRASRLQADLDIARQQQSIVASQQEQKRAEATELAQQKAAAQDQLRVAQRQVRDLQRQLDSGLPLH; via the coding sequence ATGGACCGAAAGTCAAAGCTACGAGAGATTGCTCTGGCCGCATGCATCGCATTGGGGGCTCTTCAGGGCGCGAACGCACAGGCCTTGGAGAACAGTGGCGCAAGCAGTCCAGTCGTGTCCCAGCCGGGCACGACGACGGCGTTGCCCGACACCTCGCAGGCCGGCCAGGCTGAGACCACTGCACTGACGCCGGACGAAAACCGGCAATCCGCCACCGGCAATGTTGCGGAATTGCAGCAGATGATCCACGGCTCGGAACTCAGCGAACTGCGCACCACGTATAACGGCACGTATGGCGCGAGCATGATGTTCTACGGCAAGGAGATGACCTACTACGTCGCGCTGTTCCAGCAAAAGAACTTCTGGCGCGTGATCAAGACTCAGGACGCCGCGCGCGCCGAGCTCATCTACAAGGATTTCGTGCGGCAGACGGTGCAGCTGTCGGACGTCGAGATCCGTCGTACGCAACTCGAAGCGCAGAAGGCGTTCACACAGCGCCTGGTCGCGCTGTCGCAGGATCGCGCGAGCCGGCTGCAGGCCGACCTCGACATCGCGCGACAGCAGCAGAGCATCGTTGCGAGCCAGCAGGAGCAGAAGCGTGCTGAGGCAACCGAACTGGCACAGCAGAAGGCTGCCGCGCAGGATCAGTTGCGCGTTGCCCAGCGTCAGGTTCGCGACCTGCAGCGTCAGCTCGATAGCGGATTGCCGTTGCACTGA
- the lpdA gene encoding dihydrolipoyl dehydrogenase, whose amino-acid sequence MSKEFDVVVIGAGPGGYIAAIRAAQLGKTVACIEKWKNPAGALKLGGTCLNVGCIPSKALLASSEEFENASHHLADHGISVDNVKVDLSKMMARKDGIVEKMTKGIEFLFRKNKITWLKGHGKFTGKTDAGVQIEVSGEGETEVVTAKNVIIATGSKARHLPGIPVDNKLIADNEGALSFDTAPKKLAVIGAGVIGLELGSVWRRLGADVTVLEALPEFLGAADQALSKEAAKQFKKQGLDVHVGVNVGEVKTSENGVTIAYTDKDGKAQTLEADRLIVSVGRVPNTDNLGLESIGLKANERGFIDVDDHCATAVPNVYAIGDVVRGPMLAHKAEDEGVMVAEVIDGQKPHIDYNCVPWVIYTEPEIAWVGKTEQQLKAEGREIKTGQFPFMANGRALGINKADGFVKMIADAKTDELLGVHIISANASDLIAEAVVAMEFKAASEDIGRICHPHPSLSEVMREAALAVDKRALNM is encoded by the coding sequence ATGTCCAAAGAATTTGACGTCGTCGTGATCGGCGCAGGCCCTGGCGGTTATATCGCCGCCATCCGCGCAGCGCAGCTCGGCAAGACCGTCGCATGTATCGAAAAATGGAAGAACCCGGCCGGCGCGCTGAAGCTCGGCGGCACCTGCCTGAACGTCGGCTGCATTCCGTCGAAGGCACTGCTCGCGTCGTCGGAAGAGTTTGAAAACGCATCGCATCACCTCGCCGACCACGGTATCTCGGTCGACAACGTGAAGGTCGATCTCTCGAAGATGATGGCCCGCAAGGACGGCATCGTCGAGAAGATGACCAAGGGCATCGAATTCCTGTTCCGCAAGAACAAGATCACGTGGCTCAAGGGCCACGGCAAGTTCACCGGCAAGACCGACGCCGGCGTGCAGATCGAAGTGAGCGGCGAAGGCGAGACCGAAGTCGTCACGGCGAAGAACGTGATCATCGCAACGGGTTCGAAGGCGCGTCATCTGCCGGGCATTCCGGTCGACAACAAGCTGATCGCCGACAACGAAGGCGCATTGAGCTTCGACACGGCACCGAAGAAGCTCGCCGTGATCGGCGCGGGCGTGATCGGTCTGGAACTTGGCTCGGTGTGGCGCCGCCTCGGCGCGGACGTGACCGTGCTCGAAGCGCTGCCGGAATTCCTCGGCGCGGCTGACCAGGCGCTGTCGAAGGAAGCGGCCAAGCAGTTCAAGAAGCAGGGTCTCGACGTCCACGTCGGCGTGAATGTCGGCGAAGTGAAGACGAGCGAAAACGGCGTGACGATCGCCTACACGGACAAGGACGGCAAAGCTCAGACGCTCGAAGCCGACCGCCTGATCGTGTCGGTCGGCCGTGTGCCGAACACCGACAATCTGGGCCTCGAATCGATCGGCCTGAAGGCCAACGAGCGCGGCTTCATCGACGTGGACGACCACTGCGCGACGGCTGTGCCGAACGTGTACGCGATCGGCGACGTGGTGCGCGGCCCGATGCTCGCGCACAAGGCTGAAGACGAAGGCGTGATGGTCGCGGAAGTGATCGACGGCCAGAAGCCGCACATCGACTACAACTGCGTTCCGTGGGTGATCTACACCGAGCCGGAAATCGCATGGGTCGGCAAGACCGAGCAGCAGCTGAAGGCCGAGGGCCGCGAGATCAAGACGGGCCAGTTCCCGTTCATGGCGAACGGCCGCGCGCTCGGCATCAACAAGGCGGATGGCTTCGTCAAGATGATCGCCGACGCGAAGACCGACGAACTGCTGGGCGTGCACATCATCTCGGCGAACGCATCGGACCTGATCGCGGAAGCCGTGGTGGCGATGGAGTTCAAGGCGGCGTCGGAAGACATCGGCCGTATTTGCCATCCGCATCCGTCGCTGTCGGAAGTCATGCGCGAAGCGGCACTCGCCGTCGACAAGCGCGCGCTGAACATGTAA
- a CDS encoding transposase: protein MNPYRDITDEEWQRVAPLLPELRPRTELRGRPLANTRSVLNGVLWVMYSGSTWSAMPRRYPSYQTCHRRFKSWYESGVLKPVTEQLLGAASEDLCKLMEARMRTHANAPHKRGVVEPAAFRVPPVVCNPASAAPVPASPFVCAASLKQAA from the coding sequence ATGAACCCATATCGCGATATCACCGATGAAGAATGGCAGCGCGTTGCGCCACTGCTGCCCGAACTCCGGCCACGTACCGAACTGCGTGGCCGCCCGCTTGCCAATACCCGCTCGGTGCTCAACGGCGTGCTGTGGGTCATGTATAGCGGCTCGACGTGGTCCGCAATGCCGCGGCGCTATCCGTCGTATCAGACCTGTCATCGCCGCTTCAAGTCGTGGTACGAATCGGGCGTGCTCAAGCCCGTCACGGAGCAACTGCTCGGCGCCGCGAGCGAAGATCTCTGCAAATTGATGGAAGCGCGTATGCGCACGCACGCTAACGCGCCGCACAAGCGCGGTGTGGTCGAGCCCGCGGCGTTCCGTGTTCCGCCCGTCGTTTGCAACCCGGCATCGGCCGCGCCGGTGCCCGCGTCGCCATTTGTTTGCGCTGCATCGTTGAAACAGGCCGCATGA
- a CDS encoding FAD-binding protein has translation MPQTLPPNLSAAQFDRALAGWRAIVGDPHVVNSDAGLSAYLDPFAPGEPGAFAASAALLPASVDEIRAVLRIANQYRIPLWTVSTGRNFAYGGAAPRLTGSVVLDLQRMNRILEVNETLAYALVEPGVSYFDLYAHLRDKGCKLWVDPPAAGWGSVVGNTLERGFGYTDYGDHAAAQCGMEVVLANGDVLRTGMGGIEIGTAWQLYQPGYGPSFDAMFMQSNYGVVTKLGVWLMPAPASYLLGEIQFRREADLEAIVEILRPLRLDGTIRNHAVIEGGLRRAASLSARQQWYDGAGAMPEAAVQAMLDKLGVGRWNLHFALYGTPELIDARYALIEHAFARVPQARLAAARYAGDAQPTGGGDRNMAGIPAMTAFRMLDWRGGAGAHVDFSPICPATGRDAMRQYTMVKARAAEYGFDYYGGFTVGARHLHHIFAAIFDRGDANQVEQAGALLRSLMSDARAAGYGEYRAHLAYMDFAAAQYSFNDGASLRFAETLKDALDPNGILAPGKQGIWPAAWRDRRGYT, from the coding sequence TTGCCCCAGACGCTGCCGCCCAACCTGTCCGCCGCGCAGTTCGATCGCGCGCTCGCCGGCTGGCGCGCGATAGTCGGCGACCCGCACGTGGTGAACTCCGACGCCGGCCTCTCCGCCTATCTCGATCCGTTCGCGCCCGGCGAGCCCGGCGCATTTGCCGCGAGCGCCGCGCTGCTGCCCGCGTCAGTCGATGAAATCCGCGCGGTGCTGCGCATCGCCAACCAGTACCGGATTCCGCTATGGACCGTGTCGACCGGGCGCAACTTTGCGTACGGCGGCGCGGCGCCGCGTCTGACCGGTTCGGTCGTGCTCGACTTGCAGCGCATGAACCGCATCCTCGAAGTGAATGAAACGCTTGCCTATGCGCTCGTCGAACCCGGCGTCAGCTATTTCGACCTGTACGCGCATCTGCGCGACAAGGGCTGCAAGCTCTGGGTCGATCCGCCCGCGGCCGGCTGGGGCAGCGTGGTCGGCAACACGCTCGAGCGCGGCTTCGGCTATACCGACTACGGAGATCACGCGGCCGCGCAATGCGGGATGGAGGTGGTGCTCGCCAACGGCGACGTGCTGCGCACCGGCATGGGCGGCATCGAGATCGGCACCGCGTGGCAGCTGTATCAGCCGGGCTATGGACCCTCGTTCGATGCGATGTTCATGCAGTCGAACTACGGCGTCGTCACGAAGCTCGGCGTGTGGCTGATGCCGGCGCCGGCTTCCTATCTGCTCGGCGAAATCCAGTTTCGTCGCGAGGCGGATCTGGAGGCGATCGTCGAGATTCTGCGGCCACTGCGCCTTGACGGCACGATCCGCAATCATGCGGTGATCGAGGGCGGCTTGCGGCGCGCGGCGAGCCTGTCGGCGCGCCAGCAGTGGTACGACGGCGCGGGCGCGATGCCCGAGGCCGCTGTGCAGGCCATGCTCGACAAGCTCGGCGTCGGGCGCTGGAACCTGCATTTCGCTCTGTACGGCACGCCCGAGCTGATCGACGCGCGCTATGCGCTGATCGAGCACGCCTTCGCGCGCGTGCCGCAGGCGCGGCTAGCGGCGGCGCGTTATGCGGGCGATGCACAGCCCACAGGCGGCGGCGACCGCAACATGGCCGGCATTCCGGCGATGACCGCGTTTCGCATGCTCGACTGGCGTGGCGGCGCGGGCGCGCACGTCGACTTTTCGCCGATCTGTCCGGCGACCGGGCGCGACGCGATGCGCCAGTACACGATGGTGAAAGCGCGCGCCGCGGAATATGGTTTCGACTACTACGGCGGCTTCACCGTGGGCGCGCGGCATCTGCATCACATCTTCGCGGCGATTTTCGATCGCGGCGACGCGAACCAGGTCGAGCAGGCCGGCGCGCTGCTGCGCTCGCTGATGAGCGATGCCCGCGCGGCCGGCTATGGCGAATATCGCGCGCATCTCGCGTACATGGATTTTGCGGCCGCGCAATACAGCTTCAACGATGGCGCGTCGCTGCGCTTCGCGGAAACGCTGAAGGATGCGCTCGACCCGAACGGCATTCTCGCGCCGGGCAAGCAGGGGATCTGGCCGGCGGCGTGGCGTGACCGGCGAGGGTACACGTGA
- a CDS encoding DUF2147 domain-containing protein, which yields MTQFTQRARALALRTARHAALAGALLASAITAMAQTETPVGTWQTIDDQTGQPKALVQITQDGTGELNGKVIKGLGANNQPDRRCTQCTDARKDQPILGMTIINSMKKDGDAWDHGQILDPENGKVYKCQMHLEDGGNKLVVRGYIGVALLGRSQTWIRQQ from the coding sequence ATGACCCAATTCACTCAACGTGCTCGCGCGCTCGCGCTGCGCACCGCCCGTCACGCAGCACTCGCCGGCGCTCTGCTCGCCAGCGCCATAACCGCGATGGCACAGACCGAAACCCCGGTCGGCACGTGGCAAACGATCGACGATCAGACGGGCCAGCCGAAGGCGCTCGTGCAGATCACGCAGGACGGCACCGGCGAGCTGAACGGCAAGGTCATCAAGGGACTTGGCGCAAACAACCAGCCGGATCGCCGCTGCACACAATGCACCGACGCGCGCAAGGATCAACCGATTCTCGGCATGACCATCATCAACAGCATGAAGAAGGACGGCGACGCGTGGGATCATGGCCAGATTCTCGACCCTGAAAACGGGAAGGTCTACAAGTGCCAGATGCATCTCGAAGACGGCGGCAACAAGCTCGTGGTACGCGGCTACATTGGCGTTGCGCTGCTCGGCCGCTCGCAGACGTGGATCCGGCAGCAGTGA
- the odhB gene encoding 2-oxoglutarate dehydrogenase complex dihydrolipoyllysine-residue succinyltransferase, with the protein MAIVEVKVPQLSESVSEATMLQWKKKPGEAVAQDEILIEIETDKVVLEVPAPAAGVLAQVISNDGDTVTADQVIAKIDTEGTAGAAVVEAEVKPAPVAAPAAAPAPAAQAAVATGSNTAASPAAGKLMAEKGLAAGDVAGTGRDGRITKGDVLAAGAPAAKAAPAPAAAPKAAKPSLPDVKAPASADQWLKDRPEQRVPMSRLRARIAERLLESQQTNAILTTFNEVNMAPVMDLRNKYKDKFEKEHGVKLGFMSFFVKAAVHALKKFPLVNASIDGNDIVYHGYFDIGIAVGSPRGLVVPILRNADQLSLADIEKKIAEFGQKAKDGKLSIEEMTGGTFSISNGGVFGSMLSTPIINPPQSAILGVHATKERAVVENGQIVIRPMNYLALSYDHRIIDGREAVLSLVAMKDALEDPARLLLDL; encoded by the coding sequence ATGGCTATTGTTGAAGTCAAGGTTCCCCAGCTGTCCGAGTCGGTCTCGGAAGCGACCATGCTGCAGTGGAAGAAGAAGCCCGGCGAGGCTGTCGCTCAGGACGAAATCCTCATCGAAATCGAGACCGACAAGGTCGTGCTTGAAGTGCCGGCACCGGCAGCAGGCGTGCTCGCGCAAGTCATCTCGAACGACGGCGATACGGTCACGGCTGATCAGGTCATCGCGAAGATCGACACCGAAGGCACCGCAGGCGCCGCGGTTGTTGAAGCCGAAGTGAAGCCGGCTCCGGTCGCCGCACCGGCTGCGGCTCCCGCGCCGGCTGCTCAGGCCGCTGTCGCAACGGGCTCGAACACCGCTGCTTCGCCGGCCGCCGGCAAGCTGATGGCCGAGAAGGGCCTGGCTGCTGGCGACGTCGCCGGCACGGGCCGCGACGGCCGCATCACGAAGGGCGACGTGCTCGCCGCAGGCGCTCCGGCTGCCAAGGCTGCGCCGGCTCCGGCTGCCGCTCCAAAGGCTGCGAAGCCGTCGCTGCCGGACGTCAAGGCACCGGCATCGGCCGACCAGTGGCTGAAGGACCGTCCGGAACAGCGCGTGCCGATGTCGCGTCTGCGTGCGCGTATCGCCGAGCGTCTGCTCGAGTCGCAGCAAACCAACGCCATCCTCACCACGTTCAACGAAGTGAACATGGCGCCGGTCATGGATCTGCGCAACAAGTACAAGGACAAGTTCGAAAAGGAACACGGCGTTAAGCTCGGCTTCATGTCGTTCTTCGTGAAGGCGGCTGTTCACGCGCTGAAGAAGTTCCCGCTCGTGAACGCGTCGATCGACGGTAACGACATCGTCTATCACGGCTACTTCGACATCGGTATCGCTGTCGGCTCGCCGCGTGGTCTGGTGGTGCCGATCCTGCGCAATGCAGATCAGCTGAGCCTCGCCGACATCGAGAAGAAGATCGCCGAATTCGGTCAGAAGGCGAAGGACGGCAAGCTGTCGATCGAAGAAATGACCGGCGGTACGTTCTCGATCTCGAACGGTGGTGTGTTCGGCTCGATGCTGTCGACCCCGATCATCAACCCGCCGCAGTCCGCGATTCTCGGCGTGCACGCCACGAAGGAACGCGCTGTGGTCGAAAACGGTCAGATCGTGATCCGCCCGATGAACTACCTCGCGCTGTCCTACGACCACCGTATCATCGACGGCCGCGAAGCGGTGCTGTCGCTGGTCGCGATGAAGGATGCGCTGGAAGATCCGGCGCGCCTGCTGCTCGACCTGTAA
- the hfq gene encoding RNA chaperone Hfq: MASAESHPQNDFMNAARKERKRVEIYLVNGIRLTGCIESFDQYLVMLRTPVGLQGIYKRAISTIQLDTGTRPAPRTGGRTSHGEHGARGPHGSREHREPREARESYGAPSPERAPGERGSGNSEGPVVVTRRRRLFGTGGEGGNHGGGSPGGNQE; encoded by the coding sequence ATGGCCTCCGCAGAATCGCATCCGCAAAACGACTTCATGAACGCCGCGCGCAAGGAACGCAAGCGCGTCGAAATCTATCTGGTCAACGGCATCCGCCTGACCGGATGCATCGAGTCGTTCGATCAGTACCTGGTGATGCTGCGCACGCCGGTTGGCCTGCAGGGCATCTACAAGCGCGCGATCTCCACGATCCAGCTCGACACCGGCACGCGGCCGGCGCCGCGCACGGGGGGCAGAACGTCGCACGGCGAGCACGGCGCGCGCGGCCCGCATGGTTCGCGCGAACATCGTGAGCCGCGTGAAGCGCGTGAATCGTACGGCGCGCCGTCGCCGGAGCGGGCACCGGGCGAGCGCGGCAGTGGCAACTCCGAAGGCCCGGTGGTCGTCACGCGGCGTCGGCGTCTGTTCGGCACCGGCGGCGAAGGCGGCAATCACGGCGGTGGCAGCCCCGGCGGCAATCAGGAATAA
- a CDS encoding anti-sigma factor family protein translates to MNNDDLDSGLPDELDLRVLSAYVDGELPDDQRAAIETQLGQHPQAAARVAAWRAQKAALRALCGVPSGDAGQAQAGQQAHDQQQDAEPGGRHHAGSPAAAAEEPPFIIVRRTRPWWQRAGLAACWLAAGAGLALALGPLAPRLTGGAWSGFGAQPAGWAQRADIAYAVYSPERRHPVEVAASEEAHLITWLSKRLNRPLSVPSLQEYGYSLVGGRLLPGEAGPAAQFMYENQAGARLTLYVTGIARDETAFRLLRDGERRTFYWISDGMGYALSGAIAEGKLREIAIDVCNELGGKPETWQQ, encoded by the coding sequence ATGAACAACGACGATCTGGATTCCGGCCTTCCCGACGAGCTCGATCTGCGCGTGCTGTCGGCCTATGTCGATGGCGAATTGCCGGATGATCAGCGCGCCGCGATCGAAACGCAGCTTGGCCAGCATCCGCAGGCTGCCGCCCGCGTCGCCGCGTGGCGCGCGCAGAAGGCGGCGCTGCGCGCGCTGTGCGGCGTGCCGAGCGGCGATGCGGGACAAGCGCAAGCAGGGCAGCAGGCGCACGATCAGCAGCAGGACGCTGAACCCGGCGGGCGACATCACGCAGGCAGCCCGGCCGCGGCGGCGGAGGAGCCGCCCTTCATCATCGTGCGTCGTACGCGGCCGTGGTGGCAGCGCGCGGGTCTCGCCGCCTGCTGGCTCGCGGCCGGCGCCGGGCTCGCGCTGGCGCTCGGTCCGCTTGCGCCGCGCCTGACCGGCGGCGCGTGGAGCGGCTTCGGCGCCCAGCCGGCCGGCTGGGCGCAGCGCGCGGACATCGCGTACGCGGTGTACTCGCCGGAGCGGCGTCATCCGGTCGAAGTCGCCGCGAGCGAAGAGGCGCATCTGATCACGTGGCTATCGAAGCGGCTGAACCGTCCGCTGTCAGTGCCGTCGCTGCAGGAGTATGGTTATTCGCTGGTAGGCGGCCGGCTGTTGCCGGGCGAGGCGGGGCCGGCAGCGCAGTTCATGTACGAGAACCAGGCCGGTGCGCGTCTGACGCTGTACGTGACCGGCATTGCGCGCGACGAAACCGCGTTCCGTCTGCTTCGCGATGGCGAGCGCCGCACCTTCTACTGGATCAGCGACGGCATGGGCTACGCACTGTCCGGCGCGATCGCGGAAGGCAAGCTGCGCGAGATCGCGATCGACGTGTGTAACGAGCTCGGTGGTAAGCCCGAGACGTGGCAGCAGTAG